In Ahaetulla prasina isolate Xishuangbanna chromosome 10, ASM2864084v1, whole genome shotgun sequence, the genomic window gattttaaatttatactggttttaaggggttttattatttatattgctttttaataattcggccatgtagaataagttttttaactgttatttttagtctgtatttatatgtatgtttttatttgcctgtgaaccgccctgagtccctagggagataggatggtatataaatgtgataaaataaataaataaataaataaataaaagaaacctcCAGTTTTTATACCCAGAAAACCCATATTTGCAAGTTGCAAGGCTATTAACTACTACAACTGTTTAGGTTATAATTGTGGATGTAGCATATGGGGGGGAAAACTCTGTGGCTTCCATGTTTACACAACACAGGTTTTACATAACTCAAAAGACCGTTTTGttcacttcttttttttcaaaaacaattaACTGAAACCAGTCATTCCCAAAGAAAGATAAATTctcgttttttggtttttttgtggttttttttttgcaacggaGGATTTTGAAAACTTTCTGTGCTTGCTGGAATTCAAATAACTCTCAcctctttttaaagtatttattattgtttttggtAACACAGCCAGCCAAatcttcagactggatttggcactttTATCCATTTTTCAAGTctttccaaggatctgggataggcagatgtggatgtctgACAATGTTAGAGGGATCAGCACAGGGCCTAAGCTCTTTCAAACaaaaaagctgccttttgcaattgactggactGTGAATTTGTCAAGGCCAAGggggttcaagtggtgctccagctgttttgggattACAATCAAGGTGcctattccttctcctcctttcctccctccctccctccctccctttatctttccttctttcctccctcctccctcttttcctctcttcctctctctccctctccttctttccctttacttccttccttcctgcttgcctccctcttttcctccctccctctctccattctttcttccttctttcctccctccctccctctcttcctcccttcccctcttccttcttccctctccttcctttctccctcttttcctccctccctcccttcttcctccctccctccctccattctttcttccttctttcctcccttcccctcttcctccttccctctccttcctttctccctcttttcctccctccctccctcccttccttcttccttctttcctcccttattcctctttcctccctcctcccttcttcctcctccctccttccgttctttcttcctccttccctcccttattccctcttttcctccctcccttcttcctccctccctccttccgttctttcttcctccttccctcccttattccctcttttcctccctccctcccttcttcctccctccctccttccgttctttcttcctccttccctcccttattccctcttttcctccttccctccctccattcttccttttattattattatttttattatttttcaaatttatataccgccctatctccctaaggactcagggcggttcacaggcagttaaaatacatataaatacagattaaaaaacaatttaaaaattaaaaattttcttcctccctcccctttcttctttcccccctccctccctcctccctccttcccttcctccgccGGGAGCGATGGGACCTGTAGTCGTATCTAgagagagcaaatcccactcgcccccccccctccacggCTCCAGgcgcctccccctcccctccccgcccgtcCGAACCCGCTGATTCTGCCCACGTGTCCTTACCCAGGAAGGGGGCGGTCCTCAGGGGCACGCCCCTTCCCGGCGCCGCCTCGGATTGGCCCAGCCCGGAGGGGGCGTGGTCCAGCGAGGACCTCGGGGCTCGGGCCATGCGGAGAGGGGCGCGCAGGAGCCGGGCGGGCGGGGGTCTCCCCGACGGGCGCGGGGCGGCGGACCTGGCGGGTCTCTCGCGGCTCCCCCCGCAGCGCCCGATCCAGCGCTTCCTGCGGCGCTGGGCTCTCCCGCTGGCGCTGGCGGCGGCGATCTGCGCGCTGGGGCTCTGCTGCCTCCTCTGGAGGAGCTTCCAGCCGGGAGCCGCGCCGCGAGCGGAGCCGGGCAGCCAGGTAGGCGAGCCGGGCAAGGCTGGGGGGCCCCTGGGGGTCTCGGCTCAGCTGACAGCCGCTggcgctgggggggggggcatctcCGGGCCCCTCCCTGGCCAACAACCCCGGCGCCGTGGCATCCAACCGCGGACCACACCGCCCATAAGGCGCGGCCAGGGAGAGAAAGGGTCGGCTTTCCTTAAGAGGGGAAAAATGGCCCGGCAAGCCAGGATCGGCTCTCAGCTGGTGGGGCTGGGGAGGCCAGGGTGGGCCGCCTAGGCTGGCATCGTGGCTGCTTTGCCTCCAGgagtgagtggggggggggccCTCGGGGGGAGGGAGACCCTGGAGGAGGGCAGCCGAGCTGTGGTCGGTGGGCTCCTCCGCCTCGGAAAAGAGTCGCCCCAAAGACGATCGGAGCCCCGTTTCTCAGCTGCCCAGCAAGGTAGAAGAGCGATCCTAGTTCGAAGAACTGGGAGACCGCCATCGGGGCTGGATTAAGGCCAACCGGTGCTTTACAGGAGAGCAGGCGCTGAtgaacctagaccaggggtctccaaccttggcaactttaagcctggtggacttcaactcctagaattccccagctagtaaagcttaaagttgccaaggttggagaccctgctttaAGCACAGCCCACCGTCCCCGGCCATTGCTTCACCCACAAGCCGTTAAGATGCACGTTTTTAAACTTTAGCCCTTCGTGGCACCCAAGACAATGCATTGATCAACAATGCAGATTAAAGTCAAACCCTTGCCCCCCATCCTCCAAGAGTGAAGGAGGGCCTGATATCTTTAAAGTTCTCTAGCACTgccgactggagaattctgggagttataatCTACCCATGGTCAAtagtgtgctggctggggaatcctgggaattgaagtccgcaaatTTTCCAGTACAATAAcatgctggcagaggaattctgggagttgaagaagtccacccatcttccagTGGTCAAAGTTGCCTTTGGAGGTATACAAAACCCCTACAGCTTGCTCTGAAATATTCCCATATGCAATGCATAAATAAACGGTGGTCTCTTTTTCCGACAGCTGATCCATAAACCCCGAAGTCTCTCCAGCAGCCAGTTAAAACACCTGACCTCCCAGCTGGATTTACAACGCCTTTGGAAGACTTACCTGCGGCCCATGCTGGTGGAGAGGTATTCAGGCAGCCCTGGCAACGTCAGGATCCGGCAAGTGAGTTTGTACCCACGGTGACGTTGCCCAAAatttggggtcagttgtggtcgtaaaccgaggactacttGCACTGTCATTCAGAGAGGGCTAGAAACTTGCCCAAGCGACTTAGCTGGTCCTCAagctttgttttttctgatttctcTTCAGTTCATCGTGGAACGGCTAAAAGCACTGAAGGCTTCTTGGCAGGTGGAATTAGATGCTTTCGAGGACCAGACGCCACACGGCATGGTTGGCTTTGCCAACGTGGTGGCCACGCTGGACCCCACGGCCACCTGGCGCCTGGTCTTCGCCTGTCACTACGACTCCAAATACTTCCCCCGAGACAGGCACGGACGGGTTTTTGTGGGGGCCACTGATTCGGCCGTGCCCTGCTCCATCCTGCTGGAGCTGGTAACGGCGCTGGACAGCCGGCTTCTGAAGGCCAAAGAGCAGGTGAGACGGTCAAGGTGGGAAGCTGGGAAGACGAAGCGTCGGGAGGGGGAAGTAGAGACTAACAGAGCTGGCAAAATGCCACTGTCATCCTTCCCACCTGTTTTGGGTGGGACGCTTTTAAATGCAGAAATAAATGCCTTTATTTTTCCAAAGTATCGGAAAGGTTTCCACAACCCACAAATACGAAAGGCTTCTGGAACCAGCAAACGTTTATTTTAAATTTGCGCGtaaaaaatggaattttggaaTTGGGCCAGAGAAATTGGGCAAAAGAATAAGTTGCAATTCCTGAGAAAACTACCTGCAAAATATTTTCCACGGCTATTAGGAATATAAGTGAATGGATTTAGATGAATACCTTCCCAACCGTGGCCTGTTTAAGacctgcagacttcaactcccagaattccccagccagctatgaccTGGGCAGGATGACATCATCAAACAGGTGACATCATCGCGGCTTGGACCAGTTCCTTTTAGTACAATCTGgttggcatgctggctggggaattctgggagctgaagtctgcaagtcttaaaattgccaaggttgagaaacactgacttagATGGCTGTGATCCTTCCTCCCCCGTTATTCCTTTTGTGACTTTGAGGACACAACACACAACCTAACCCCCTCCTCCCCCTGTTCTTTGTGGTTTCAGGCTTCGAAAATAACCCTGCAGCTGCTCTTCTTTGATGGGGAGGAAGCTTTCCGTGAGTGGAGTGAGACAGATTCCCTCTATGGGGCCCGTCACCTAGCTGAGCACATGGGCAGGACTCCCCATCAGCAGGGCATCACTCACCTCCAGGCGATAGTGAGTCTCTTTCTGGGAGTGGATAATTCGGATATAAGTCAAAAGTGGAAGCCATGATGATGTCATCAGGCAGGTGAACTTTTGGTCATCTAGGTGGGATGACATCATCAGCAGGGGACATTACTGGGGCTTCAACCAGTTCCCTCTAGTGCAATCTGGTTGGCAtgcagactggggaattctgggagttgaagtccacccatcttaaagcaagctttctggggaattgtgggaatttAAATTCAGCCATCTTAAAGGGCtatactggggaattctgggagttggaatccaccCCACCTTAAAGCAAgttttctggggaattctgggagttgaagtctactcactttaaagcatgctggttgggtattctgggaactgaagcccacccaccttaaagcatgctactggggaattctgggagttgaggtctgtCCAACATaaattatgctggctggggaattctgggagttgaagtccacccaccctaAAGCATGCTGATTGAGGAGTTCTGGGAACTGGAGTCTACCCATCttgaagcatgctggctgaggaaatccAAGGCTTGAAATCCATCCATCATAAACtatgctggccggggaattctgggagctgaagtccacccatcttcatgctgctgaggttgagaaacacaggactagagaagaaaatcaacttcttctgtttgtttgttctcCTTGTAGTCTCTCTTCGTTTTGCTGGATCTGCTGGGCGCCCCTCAGCCATCTTTTCAGAATCACTTCCTTGCAACATCCGGTTGGTTCGAGAGGCTTATCAGCATCGGTAAGATCCAAAAACCGAGTTAGCAGAACTTTGCAGGTGTTGGCCGATTCCCATGCAGATGCTTCGTTACCAGGCGAGGAAGCACCATTGGCGCAGTGGAAGAATGCAATTTGCAAGCGAGAATTTGCAACAGGAACTCATCGTGCATCTACCTCTCAGTgacaggcagttctcgacttaaAATCCTTTGCTTAGCGACACGTttgtaattaaaacaaccctgaaaaaaagtgactgacaaTCAATCCTCGCACTTATAACCGTCGCAGCATCTGCATGGCCGAGGGGTCAGAATTTGGGTTGCTTCAGGgatcctggggtgtgtgtgtgtgtcacatgatcgccatttgCGACCGACAAAGTCAGTGGAGGGGGGTGGGGCgggagtcagatttgcttaacgatcgCACGATTCAGTTAACggttgcagtgattcgtttaacaacgtgGCCAAAACAGGCCTAAAAATAACGcacaattcccttaacaacccctTCGATTTACAACTCGGCTCCCAATGGTGACTGTCAGTAGACTGTACTGCAATTTGCAGGAATGCAGTCCTGGCTTTATGGCCAGAATACCCCTTCTAGGCAAGCAGACACGGATGCAAGGATACTGCCCCCACCCCGGCTAATTCCTGCTTTGCATTCTGTAGAAAAACGGCTGCACCACCTTGGACTGCTCCAATCCCATTCCCAGGAACAGCTGTATTTCTATAGGGAGCCAGTCTACGGCTCTGTTGAAGATGACCACGCACCCTTCCTCAGGAAAGGTACATTCTCTGTCTCCCCCTTTGACACCCCCATCCCGTTCTCCACCCCCGTTCTCTTTCTCTCGTCTCCTTCTttggtaatatttttttaatatttgtaatgacAAAAGCCAGATTCAACCGGGTGACTTAACTTATCAGCTTGCAGTCATTCCCTTAacccctgtggcaagaaaggttgcaaaactcactgaacaactgtctaacttaacagcagaaattttgggcttgattgtggtcataagtcgaggattacctgtgtacggggtgggggagggaatatGGCTTAAAAGGCCAAAAACCGAAAGACACACAGTTTTTCCCCACCCGGAGTTCAACACTGACAAATCAGGCCTTGGCGTGAAGTTGAAAGTAGCTGTGGATAATGAAGtcggtttactttattgtcattgcacctcgtacattgaaattaaatgccatcttccgtGTACGttatacataaaaaaataaaacaaaagacatAACCTTCACATTCCATACAATTGAAttggaaaacccctgatattgcactatatagtagaattcaatatatagTTACTGccccaggatggaagctgtttttcagcctatttgtccttgtttttattatcctgtaccgtcttccagatggtaatagttcaaaaaaaaaaaaaagggtgagatccaggatgagatggatctttaaggatgttttgaactttcttaaggcagaggGAGCTATCagactcttccaaagaggggagagggcaaccagtgatcctctgggcaatgacgttgactctctggagtgctgtcctatcggccactgtgcaattggctaACCATACACAGCTGCAGTAAGTTAAagtactctctatggtgcagcataGAAGGCAatcagcagttttccattcagttgttgtttcctgagaagtctcagataatataatctctgctggatcaatgctgcaatgtgagcaccccaggtcaggtcctctttttatGGTAAAGccaagaaacttaaaactggccgcttgctccactcggtctccattgataagcaagggctggatgtctgatctatccCTTCTATAGTCCCccataagctccttggtcttattggtgttaaggaccaagtttattgtctccacaccacaaAAACCACTGTGTGTGTTTGTCTTTTGTGTATTTATGACAGGCGTTCCAGTCCTCCACCTCATTGCCACCCCGTTCCCCAGGGTCTGGCACACCCTGGAGGACACTGAAGCCAACCTGGACCGCCCCACCGTTGAGAACTTGAGTAAGATCCTGGCTGCGTTCCTGGCGGAATACCTGGGGCTTTAAGGCGGACGGAGGTTCATCCAACCTTCGCAGGTCTCCTTGGTTCTACTAGACGTGGACGTGGCTAGGATGAAAATGATGGAACTGGTTTTTCGGGAGGTGATGGCCCTGGTCCAAGATCCAGAGAGGATTGCCATGCTGAGGGAGATGGGCCAGATGGGTGGGCTTCTCCTTGGAGCTCTGGAAGTGGATCTACCACGAAGGCTGTGTGGTGCTTGGCTGTCTCCCGCTGGTGGGAACTGCCCAGGCCAACATGGTTGAGCGAGAAGATCCAGGATTAGCTTTCCTGCCACTGGGATGGGCTGGGGTGTCTTAAAAGAGTGAAGAAAGATTCAGGGAAGAGTGGGTTTATTTCGCTCTTCGGAAGAGCAGTTGGGCACAGCCAAAAGTTGGCCTTCTGCTCGGTCCAGATTGTCTCTTGAAACCAAGCACGGCTTGAAGTGGTCGGTGGAAAGGCCCATTGCTtgatcccctggagtgggcaagAGATCTTAGATCTCCTACCCtcctttcttgttcttgttctgagAAAAgcgggactttttaaaaaaaattgggatttttttttaaaaaaatctcacagGAAATCACTGTGTGGTGCACACTCCTTTCTTTCAAAATTGAAAGAACCCTTGAATTTGGCTATTTAAACACAGAGGAGCCTGTGGGAATAGAACAGGATGCAGTTTCTGAGCATTTCCTGTTGGAAATACCTCGTGAGTAAAAAAGCTAGCACATCAGGGACTTTTTGATCttagcctagagcaggggtctccaaccttggtccctttaagacttgtggacttcaactcacagagtccctcagccagcaaagctggctgaggaactctgggagttgaagtccacaagtcttaaagggaccaagtttggacacccctggcctagaggtatccaaccttggcaacttttaagacttgtggacttcaactcccaggactcggagaaatttcctgacagttagaacaattaataagtggaacaacttgcctgcagaagttgtgaatgctccaacactggaaattttaaagaaaatattggataaccatttgtctgaaatggtgtagggtttcctccctgggcagggggttggactagaaggcctccaaggtcccttccaactctgttattactattattatttctgGCTGCAGAATTCCGAAAATAGAAGCccttttaaaagttgccaagactttTACACCTCTTGCCTTAGTCCTTTCCTGCCCTGCAAGGTTTCTGTTGTATTTAACACAAAGTATTtgtgtgtttttccaagcaacatCCCTCCTTTCCTGTGATATAACTTGTTTTTCCACTTTAACAACATTTAgcattcctgcctgccttcctgttgTTTTGTGGGTTGATTTAAGCCCCTCGGGTTTCATTtcggtggggggaaaaaacccctttCCAATAAAAGTTGTCTCTTTTTTTCGTGGGTTGTCCAAATTTCCTAAACCCCTCCTGGGGATGACTTGGTCAGGGACATGGGACTATGGGACATGGAACTATTTGGTCAGGGACATGGAACTATGTCACCGCTTTGCGATCTGCTGGAATTCCGACATTTGGGAAAATGAAGGCCAAACGTGATTCAATATGGCTTGGACTTGAAGAAAGCGGATTATTATTAATAAAGCTGCAAAGCAGAACTTCATAGGCGAAAGAAATGAAGGCAAGTGGACTCTTAAAAGTCAGAAAGACCGGATGTGAACTTTGCAAAGGAGAAGAATAGCAGCAAAATGTAACGGGCCAATCTGGCCgcatggctagctggggaattctgggagctgaagtccacttagattggactgccatttgtcaggggTGGTGTaaggcaggagtctgcaaacttggctttgctggctgaggaactctgggagttgaagtccacaagtcttaaaggagccaagtttgcagacccctggtgtagggcagtggtggcaaacctttttggcaccaaaggGAGTCTTTGCGTACGCGCTGCCGTTTGCACCGAGACCAGGAACAGGAGCTGGCCAGGGGGATGTGCGCACCAGAGAATGTACCTGCGGTTTCTTCAGGTTACTGCCACGCATgtgccaatcagctggccggcgcacatgctcacactggaaaatggaagaccacctcttccggtttccagcactgatgcccggaagaggaacgggcgacatcacagatgtagggtctcctgtttgggctggggttggactagatgacctacaaggtcccttccaactctgttaaatctaTGTTAATCTTTAAAGCTGCTGAGCTGAAGAATCACTGCTGTAAAGAAGGTTTTTGCAAGAAGGAAAACTTCTCGGGAAGGTTGTTCTTAGAGAAACCTTTAATGAAGTCGTTCTTCGGAAGGCTTTCAAACCTGAGGTTTTGCAAGACAGCCGTCCACCCACCCTGCCCTCCCCCTCGAGGACGCAGCCGTAGAAGGAAGGCGGGCAACCAGGGTGGTGAGAGTGGAGAGAAAGGACAATCTTCGACATTTGGACCGGATCTAGCTAGGTGAAGGAATCGCAGAGGCTCGGCTCCATCGCTCGGGCTACGTCTGGGTCTCCAGCTTATTCATGTATTCCTGCAGGGCTTGCAGACGGGCGTCGATCTCAGAAAGATCGGCTGAGGGCTCATCGTAGAGGTTCTCTGTCGGGTGGGACAGACGATACAATCAGGTCAGGGGGCATCCAAGGGGGATCATCCCAAATTGCCCACAATGCCCACCACCAAGACTAAAGTGGGATTTTTCCTCAAATGCATCAGGCTCCG contains:
- the QPCTL gene encoding glutaminyl-peptide cyclotransferase-like protein isoform X1, with the translated sequence MRRGARRSRAGGGLPDGRGAADLAGLSRLPPQRPIQRFLRRWALPLALAAAICALGLCCLLWRSFQPGAAPRAEPGSQLIHKPRSLSSSQLKHLTSQLDLQRLWKTYLRPMLVERYSGSPGNVRIRQFIVERLKALKASWQVELDAFEDQTPHGMVGFANVVATLDPTATWRLVFACHYDSKYFPRDRHGRVFVGATDSAVPCSILLELVTALDSRLLKAKEQASKITLQLLFFDGEEAFREWSETDSLYGARHLAEHMGRTPHQQGITHLQAISLFVLLDLLGAPQPSFQNHFLATSGWFERLISIEKRLHHLGLLQSHSQEQLYFYREPVYGSVEDDHAPFLRKGVPVLHLIATPFPRVWHTLEDTEANLDRPTVENLSKILAAFLAEYLGL
- the QPCTL gene encoding glutaminyl-peptide cyclotransferase-like protein isoform X2, with protein sequence MRRGARRSRAGGGLPDGRGAADLAGLSRLPPQRPIQRFLRRWALPLALAAAICALGLCCLLWRSFQPGAAPRAEPGSQLIHKPRSLSSSQLKHLTSQLDLQRLWKTYLRPMLVERYSGSPGNVRIRQFIVERLKALKASWQVELDAFEDQTPHGMVGFANVVATLDPTATWRLVFACHYDSKYFPRDRHGRVFVGATDSAVPCSILLELVTALDSRLLKAKEQSLFVLLDLLGAPQPSFQNHFLATSGWFERLISIEKRLHHLGLLQSHSQEQLYFYREPVYGSVEDDHAPFLRKGVPVLHLIATPFPRVWHTLEDTEANLDRPTVENLSKILAAFLAEYLGL